Proteins from one Rubripirellula tenax genomic window:
- a CDS encoding DUF1598 domain-containing protein — translation MVPVCSAAVLCAAISVHGGISGIGAQRSVGGVMIDAAGVVRSATNDEKQEFAGVLRQTIQPADGALNEATELRMISLSGLQKAISERDQTGQPISEDIEFLAGLQRIDYVFVDEDKHDVVIAGPAEPWKLLDDGSVVGTVSGDSTMRLADLVVAMRSVEAAREAGISCSIEPTPEGRRRLQQMLSRVKLRPGQNPVALEASMKEAFGPQMIQLTGIPADSRFARTMVAADFEMKRVAMGLAPSPVAGLPSYLEMAKNGRQGAGSNPRWWMACDYDAMAKSDDGLAWKLSGRRVKTMTEQDLVSADGTVAAGGRTDKMAQAWADKMTDSFAQLAKEIPVFADLENAMDLTVVATLIVQERLGEKAGLDLSTLSQTENSIELASYGVPRSVDPQCSFIHGRNGWVVTASGGVDIDAFSIVQKQSAMPELAQSRQAALASATDRWWWNQ, via the coding sequence ATGGTTCCGGTCTGCTCGGCGGCCGTCCTTTGTGCAGCCATTTCGGTCCACGGAGGAATCTCGGGGATTGGGGCACAACGATCGGTCGGGGGCGTGATGATCGATGCCGCCGGCGTCGTTCGATCGGCGACCAACGACGAGAAGCAAGAATTCGCTGGCGTTCTTCGTCAAACGATTCAGCCCGCTGATGGCGCATTGAACGAGGCGACCGAATTGCGAATGATCTCGTTGTCTGGTTTACAGAAAGCGATTTCGGAACGCGACCAAACGGGACAACCGATTTCGGAAGACATTGAGTTTTTGGCCGGTCTGCAACGCATCGACTATGTGTTTGTTGATGAAGACAAACATGACGTCGTGATCGCTGGTCCCGCCGAACCTTGGAAACTGCTCGATGACGGCAGTGTTGTCGGTACGGTTTCGGGCGATTCGACGATGCGGCTTGCCGATTTGGTCGTCGCCATGCGTAGTGTCGAAGCGGCACGCGAAGCCGGTATCAGCTGCTCAATCGAGCCGACGCCCGAAGGTCGCCGTCGTTTGCAACAAATGCTTAGCCGCGTCAAACTTCGGCCCGGCCAAAACCCGGTCGCGTTGGAAGCTTCGATGAAAGAGGCTTTTGGTCCACAGATGATCCAATTGACGGGCATTCCCGCCGACAGCCGTTTCGCTCGCACGATGGTTGCCGCTGACTTTGAAATGAAACGCGTCGCGATGGGACTGGCGCCTTCACCGGTTGCCGGTTTGCCGAGCTACTTAGAAATGGCCAAGAACGGTCGACAAGGTGCCGGTTCGAATCCACGTTGGTGGATGGCTTGCGACTATGACGCGATGGCGAAATCCGATGACGGCTTGGCTTGGAAGCTCTCCGGTCGCCGCGTCAAAACGATGACCGAGCAAGATTTGGTCTCGGCCGACGGGACCGTTGCCGCCGGTGGACGTACAGACAAGATGGCACAGGCGTGGGCCGACAAGATGACCGACTCTTTCGCGCAACTTGCAAAAGAGATCCCTGTTTTTGCCGATCTTGAAAACGCAATGGACCTGACCGTTGTTGCGACGTTGATCGTGCAAGAGCGTTTGGGCGAAAAGGCTGGACTCGATCTTTCGACTCTATCGCAAACCGAAAACTCGATCGAATTGGCGTCCTACGGTGTTCCTCGCAGCGTTGACCCGCAGTGCAGTTTCATTCACGGGCGAAACGGCTGGGTCGTGACCGCTTCGGGCGGTGTTGATATCGATGCGTTTTCGATCGTGCAGAAACAGTCGGCGATGCCCGAATTGGCACAATCGCGTCAAGCAGCACTCGCATCGGCGACCGATCGTTGGTGGTGGAATCAGTAG
- a CDS encoding sigma 54-interacting transcriptional regulator, whose protein sequence is MNNPPHPSQPPASSPAIARPGAYLVLRSEGRWSDVFRLLSPAEAVIGRSSSCQIVLRSDQASRRHGRVFWSASPKGDSAGGWQIEDLGSRNGVFVNGKRIEGTSPLVTGDVIVIAGFSITFTDRIDAAAPQPEISGRHATDDQLTSEIDPASITDRRRQSAYLHSGNQPSGTQTPGGSLPLLKLAFILARQNEPADAVENVLDAIVNNVAVDTVGVYLQPPTTATSGAPNDVTNIPLVSTRQTGSRSYRRPPESLLIAVAAEDGQATLARNVLGDTQLATENSRGEIDTESLILSPIRRIGGPLLGMLHLTTSAGGTPLSSSDLEFVVAACEILAESLANQLDRQALDKALHRSRRTIQQLKSRLGDKVHIVGGSDAIADVIEKISLAAPTAATVLVRGESGVGKELVAAALHHNSNRKDGPLVCLNCAALSPTLLESELFGHEKGAFTGATDRKRGKFEMADGGTLMLDEIGEMGADVQAKFLRVLEGHAFERVGGHESIRVDVRVVAATNRDLQSMVSEGTFRQDLFYRLNVVEIVVPPLRNREGDVVMLADFFLQRFNTEMGRKISGITDAAKKRLRGYSWPGNIRELKNVIERAVVLNRKDVIDESDLSLSPTADASNAKFGGSEISPETTLADLERAHIERVLQYTEGNKSRAASILGIERSTLDRKLKRYSDA, encoded by the coding sequence GTGAACAATCCTCCCCATCCCAGCCAGCCGCCGGCTTCGTCGCCCGCTATCGCCCGCCCGGGCGCCTATCTGGTGCTACGCAGTGAGGGCCGTTGGAGCGACGTTTTTCGCCTATTGTCCCCTGCCGAAGCGGTCATCGGCCGGTCGTCGTCGTGCCAAATCGTCCTGCGCAGCGACCAAGCCAGCCGCCGCCACGGGCGTGTCTTCTGGTCCGCGTCGCCTAAGGGAGACTCAGCGGGGGGATGGCAAATCGAAGACTTGGGCAGCCGGAATGGCGTTTTTGTCAACGGAAAACGAATCGAAGGCACTTCGCCGTTGGTGACCGGAGACGTCATCGTCATCGCCGGATTTTCGATCACCTTTACCGATCGTATCGATGCTGCGGCGCCGCAGCCCGAAATTTCGGGCCGTCACGCCACCGACGATCAACTGACCTCGGAAATTGACCCCGCGTCGATCACGGACCGACGTCGCCAAAGCGCCTACTTACACTCCGGCAACCAACCCAGTGGTACCCAGACGCCGGGCGGAAGTTTGCCGTTGCTGAAGTTGGCGTTCATCCTGGCTCGCCAAAACGAACCCGCCGACGCGGTCGAGAACGTCCTGGATGCGATCGTCAACAATGTGGCCGTCGATACGGTGGGCGTCTATTTACAGCCGCCAACGACTGCGACATCCGGCGCCCCCAACGATGTCACCAACATCCCGTTGGTGTCGACACGTCAAACCGGTTCCCGCAGTTACCGACGACCGCCGGAATCTTTGTTGATCGCCGTCGCGGCCGAGGATGGACAGGCGACGCTGGCCCGAAACGTGTTGGGCGATACGCAACTGGCGACCGAAAACAGCCGCGGCGAAATCGATACCGAGAGTCTGATTTTGTCGCCGATTCGCCGCATTGGCGGACCGTTGTTGGGAATGCTGCACCTGACGACATCCGCAGGCGGCACGCCACTGTCGTCGTCGGATCTAGAATTCGTGGTTGCCGCGTGCGAGATTTTGGCGGAATCACTGGCCAATCAACTCGACCGTCAAGCCTTGGATAAGGCCCTGCATCGGAGCCGCCGCACGATTCAGCAGCTCAAGTCGCGGTTGGGCGACAAAGTTCACATCGTCGGCGGAAGCGACGCGATTGCCGATGTGATCGAAAAAATCAGCTTGGCTGCACCGACGGCCGCAACCGTTCTGGTACGAGGCGAATCGGGCGTCGGCAAAGAACTGGTTGCCGCTGCCCTGCACCATAACAGCAACCGAAAAGACGGCCCCCTGGTCTGCCTCAATTGCGCCGCACTTTCACCGACCTTGCTGGAAAGCGAGTTGTTTGGGCACGAAAAAGGTGCCTTCACCGGTGCGACCGATCGAAAACGCGGCAAGTTTGAAATGGCCGATGGTGGTACGTTGATGCTGGACGAGATCGGCGAAATGGGCGCCGACGTCCAAGCGAAATTCCTAAGGGTGTTGGAAGGCCATGCGTTTGAACGCGTCGGCGGCCACGAATCGATTCGCGTGGACGTGCGAGTCGTTGCGGCAACCAACCGAGATCTGCAGTCGATGGTTTCCGAAGGAACCTTTCGACAAGACTTGTTCTATCGTTTGAATGTCGTTGAAATCGTCGTGCCGCCGCTACGCAATCGCGAAGGCGACGTGGTTATGTTGGCCGACTTTTTTCTGCAACGGTTCAACACCGAAATGGGCCGTAAAATTTCCGGCATCACCGATGCCGCAAAGAAGCGGCTGCGGGGCTATTCTTGGCCCGGTAATATCCGCGAGTTGAAGAACGTGATCGAGCGCGCCGTCGTACTCAATCGAAAAGATGTGATCGATGAAAGCGACTTGTCTTTGTCGCCGACGGCAGATGCCTCAAACGCAAAGTTTGGCGGATCTGAAATTTCGCCGGAAACAACACTGGCCGATCTCGAACGGGCCCACATCGAACGTGTCCTGCAGTACACCGAGGGCAACAAGAGCCGTGCCGCATCAATCCTTGGGATCGAGCGAAGCACTTTGGACCGAAAGTTGAAGCGTTACAGCGACGCGTGA
- a CDS encoding right-handed parallel beta-helix repeat-containing protein, with the protein MPIQSILERFAIRSRRRKSAPATERSKLKRRQRMFETLEDRRVLASFTVVSAGDPLFGSCTAAMCSLRDAVNAANASAGADTITFAASVTSPITLLPASGPISITDDVTITKPGSTTISINAQTSAANQFRVFDIGPSANNVTMTRLSISGGRVDGDGGGGILFEGGGTLTLQNSVVTGNTANRGGGIYSAAAGNVTLNNSTVSNNEAGYIGGGIMNIDGDITLTNSTVTGNQAYGSGGGIYSENNGAITLTGSTVSNNSATGLGQLGGGIFSGYGTVSLTNTQLTGNSSAGDAGGLYSIDGAITITGSNVASNQAADFGGGVFKAGGLLTVADSTFTNNTTTTSDGGAIASFGGDLSITRSSLRTNNAGANGGAISNSSGIVTIRDTTIANNTAGERGAGIDTAAGTFTITNSTISTNAAAQNGGGIYADNAVLSFVNSTVTLNTSSQLGGGVAFRDDNGGESLSLLNTIIANNSATLGSADFVAPGGGAANLAVTNSIVGNNNGTGLVASATPNGSGNRIGTVATPINPMLGPLQNNQGPTHTHLPLTGSPAIDAATETGTPNVDQRGFPRPAFVTMDIGAVEFGSSNNAPPTDFTLVTTNVNENVNTTSGNALVSAFTVTDASPADVHTYTLATGTGDTDNGTFVIVGNQLFVKQGQTVDFENKASYSIRVRVSDSTNLTQTRMFTIGVNNLPEISPIQINDGTTGRSQVTSLQIEFDTTVNPTALANAFTVTNITTGVNVGTVNVGNATVAGKTVATLTFDGASTVPREGTGLRGNSLADGNYRLTINGAQIQAVAGGATMGANVEFGGQLRAAVPNDNFFRLFGDTNGDGLRNNTDLIAFVGSLFNSAGYIPGLDSTGDGLINNTDLIAFIPTVFGSSRP; encoded by the coding sequence ATGCCAATTCAATCCATTCTTGAACGCTTTGCTATTCGATCCCGTCGCCGCAAGTCGGCTCCAGCGACCGAACGATCGAAGCTCAAGCGTCGCCAACGAATGTTCGAGACTTTGGAGGATCGTCGCGTCTTGGCATCGTTCACGGTCGTTTCGGCCGGTGACCCTTTGTTTGGTTCTTGCACGGCTGCGATGTGCTCGCTCCGTGACGCCGTCAATGCCGCGAATGCGTCGGCCGGCGCCGATACGATCACGTTCGCGGCTTCGGTCACAAGCCCGATCACGCTTCTGCCTGCTAGTGGCCCAATCTCGATCACCGACGACGTAACGATCACGAAGCCCGGTTCGACAACAATTTCGATCAACGCGCAAACAAGCGCAGCGAATCAGTTTCGAGTCTTCGACATCGGTCCATCGGCGAACAACGTGACGATGACACGGTTGAGCATCAGTGGCGGTCGTGTTGATGGAGACGGCGGTGGTGGGATTCTGTTCGAAGGCGGTGGAACGCTGACGTTGCAAAACAGTGTCGTCACCGGGAACACGGCAAACCGCGGTGGGGGAATCTATAGCGCTGCTGCTGGAAACGTCACCCTGAACAACAGCACGGTCAGCAACAACGAAGCGGGTTACATCGGCGGTGGCATCATGAACATCGACGGTGATATCACGCTGACCAATAGCACCGTCACCGGCAACCAGGCCTATGGATCTGGCGGAGGAATCTACTCAGAGAACAACGGCGCCATCACGCTGACCGGCAGCACCGTTTCCAACAATTCCGCGACCGGCCTTGGACAACTTGGCGGCGGTATTTTCAGCGGATACGGTACGGTGTCGCTCACCAACACTCAGCTAACGGGCAACTCCAGTGCGGGTGATGCTGGCGGTTTGTATAGCATTGACGGAGCGATCACGATCACTGGATCCAACGTTGCTTCGAACCAAGCGGCCGACTTTGGTGGTGGCGTGTTCAAAGCCGGCGGACTTTTGACGGTCGCGGATTCGACGTTCACGAACAACACGACAACGACAAGCGACGGTGGGGCGATCGCGAGTTTCGGGGGCGATCTTTCGATTACGCGATCCAGTCTGCGAACGAACAACGCTGGCGCAAACGGCGGCGCAATTTCAAACAGCAGCGGTATTGTGACGATTCGGGACACGACCATTGCAAACAACACCGCCGGCGAACGTGGAGCCGGTATCGATACGGCGGCGGGAACATTCACGATCACGAACTCGACGATCTCCACCAACGCAGCAGCGCAAAACGGCGGTGGTATCTATGCGGATAACGCAGTCCTTTCGTTTGTGAACAGTACGGTCACGCTTAACACATCGAGTCAGTTGGGCGGTGGGGTCGCTTTCCGTGATGACAATGGCGGCGAATCGCTATCACTACTTAACACGATCATCGCCAACAACAGTGCAACCTTGGGCAGCGCTGACTTTGTCGCCCCGGGCGGTGGTGCCGCGAACTTAGCGGTGACAAACAGCATCGTCGGCAACAACAATGGCACCGGATTGGTCGCCTCGGCGACACCTAACGGATCGGGCAATCGTATTGGGACTGTAGCCACGCCGATCAATCCAATGCTTGGTCCGCTGCAGAACAATCAAGGCCCGACGCACACCCACTTGCCTTTGACGGGAAGTCCTGCGATCGATGCGGCAACGGAAACCGGTACACCCAACGTCGATCAGCGTGGATTTCCGCGACCAGCCTTCGTAACGATGGACATTGGTGCGGTGGAATTCGGTTCGTCGAACAATGCTCCGCCGACGGACTTTACGCTCGTGACGACGAACGTCAACGAGAACGTGAATACAACATCCGGAAACGCCTTGGTCAGCGCCTTCACCGTGACCGATGCGAGTCCGGCCGACGTGCATACTTACACGCTTGCTACCGGAACCGGCGACACGGACAACGGCACGTTTGTCATCGTCGGAAACCAGCTGTTTGTGAAGCAGGGGCAAACCGTCGACTTCGAAAACAAGGCAAGTTATTCCATTCGGGTGCGCGTCAGCGATTCGACGAACCTGACCCAGACCAGAATGTTTACGATTGGCGTGAACAACTTGCCGGAAATTTCACCGATTCAAATCAACGACGGGACGACAGGGCGATCTCAGGTCACATCGCTTCAAATCGAATTCGATACGACGGTCAATCCGACTGCGTTGGCGAATGCGTTTACGGTCACCAACATTACGACGGGCGTCAATGTCGGAACGGTGAACGTTGGGAACGCCACCGTGGCGGGCAAGACGGTCGCAACGCTAACCTTTGACGGCGCGTCGACTGTACCTCGGGAAGGCACTGGTCTGCGAGGAAACTCACTAGCCGACGGTAACTACCGATTGACCATCAACGGAGCTCAAATTCAAGCGGTGGCCGGCGGAGCGACGATGGGTGCCAACGTCGAATTCGGTGGACAACTTCGAGCCGCTGTGCCCAATGACAATTTCTTCCGACTTTTTGGTGACACCAATGGTGACGGACTCCGCAACAACACGGACTTGATCGCATTTGTTGGATCGTTGTTCAATTCGGCTGGATACATTCCCGGACTGGATTCCACCGGTGACGGATTGATCAACAACACCGACCTGATCGCTTTTATCCCGACCGTGTTCGGTTCGTCACGACCATAG
- a CDS encoding DUF1552 domain-containing protein, giving the protein MMIPQKALSRRTVLRGAGAAFALPLLDAMIPSMKATAATPAAAEHLRRIGYIYIPMGFNPAQWIPQGDTLETLSPSLMPLDSVKDQVTVVTGMDLQNAYPGSHATSNAAFLSAARAKRTESTDYRLGTTVDQIAAKQIGHQTTLPSLELSMDLLSTVGQCDNGYACVYQNNLSWSSPTTPLPSEAHPRIVFETLFGDGGTPEQRQAVLKKRASLLDSVTDEIKRLKKAVGPSDRNKIDGYLESVREVERRISKAEQSAKDNPLPDLDRPVGVPAQYADHARLMFDLQLLAFQGDITRVVSFQLAREASTRTYPEIGVPDPHHPITHHGNDPEKLEKIAKVNRFHISLFAEFLEKLKATPEAGGSLLDHTLYLYGSGMGDSDAHDHTNLPIVVAGGAAGNMRGGRHIRYETPTPLANLHLTLLNKVGVPLDSFADSDGTVEDLFDPVSL; this is encoded by the coding sequence ATGATGATTCCTCAAAAGGCTCTGTCCCGACGAACGGTGCTGCGTGGTGCGGGCGCCGCGTTTGCGTTGCCGCTGCTGGACGCGATGATTCCATCGATGAAGGCGACAGCCGCGACGCCGGCGGCTGCCGAGCATCTGCGGCGGATTGGTTACATCTACATTCCGATGGGATTCAATCCGGCCCAATGGATTCCGCAGGGCGACACGCTGGAAACGCTGTCGCCATCGCTGATGCCGCTCGATTCAGTGAAAGATCAAGTCACTGTCGTTACCGGCATGGATCTACAGAACGCGTACCCCGGTTCGCATGCCACGTCAAATGCAGCGTTCCTAAGTGCCGCTCGTGCGAAACGTACCGAGAGCACCGACTATCGATTGGGCACTACGGTCGACCAGATTGCGGCCAAGCAAATCGGACATCAAACGACGCTACCGTCGCTTGAGTTGTCGATGGATTTGTTGTCGACGGTCGGCCAATGCGACAACGGCTACGCGTGCGTTTACCAAAACAACTTGTCGTGGTCGTCACCGACAACACCGCTTCCCAGCGAGGCACACCCGCGAATCGTATTCGAGACACTCTTTGGCGACGGCGGCACGCCCGAGCAAAGGCAAGCCGTGTTGAAGAAACGAGCCAGCCTGCTCGATTCGGTGACTGATGAAATAAAGCGACTGAAGAAAGCTGTCGGCCCCTCGGATCGAAACAAGATCGACGGCTACTTGGAAAGCGTTCGCGAAGTCGAACGACGCATCTCGAAAGCTGAGCAGTCGGCCAAGGACAATCCGCTTCCCGACTTGGATCGTCCGGTGGGTGTGCCGGCGCAGTACGCCGACCACGCGCGGCTGATGTTCGATTTACAATTGTTGGCGTTCCAAGGCGACATCACCCGAGTGGTTTCGTTCCAACTAGCTCGCGAAGCCAGTACGCGAACGTACCCAGAAATCGGCGTCCCGGATCCTCACCATCCGATCACCCACCACGGCAACGATCCGGAAAAGCTGGAAAAGATTGCCAAAGTCAATCGTTTCCACATCTCGTTGTTTGCCGAGTTCTTGGAAAAGTTGAAGGCGACACCCGAAGCGGGCGGATCGCTGTTGGACCACACGCTGTATTTGTATGGCAGCGGAATGGGCGACTCGGACGCTCACGATCACACGAATTTGCCGATCGTGGTGGCCGGTGGTGCAGCAGGCAACATGCGTGGTGGTCGACATATCCGATACGAGACGCCCACCCCGCTGGCGAACTTGCATTTGACGTTGCTGAACAAAGTCGGTGTACCACTGGATTCATTCGCCGATAGCGATGGTACCGTCGAAGATCTATTCGATCCTGTCAGTCTGTAA
- a CDS encoding ankyrin repeat domain-containing protein, with the protein MKCFSLFIVLGLCIAMNSVLAIDGQVVDLRLHRAAQSENLADVEKAIGEGADLDVPNVYGITPLWIACSNGNRDIAVAMLKNGADANKEVAGGESPLLTAARVGSRPIVEALIGHGAKLNHTERKGQTALMWAAAEGNTDVVDALIEAGADVHVRTSQGFTANLFAAREGRLEACQRLIEAGVDVNDVMDPKNSSGRNPRKGTSALMLAVESGHFELALWLVERGADPNDQRSGYTPLHALTWVRKTDRGDNVEGDPSPRGSGSVNSLQFVRAIVSAGADINAKLENGQGGRAKLNRKGATPFLMAAKTADLPLLELLHELGADPTLTNVDDCNALMAAAGIGVVAVGEEAGTEPEVIAVMDWLVDLGLDPNHADKNKETAMHGAAYRNYPLAVKKLTELGARPDAWNHKNTYGWTPIMVASGKRPGSFKPSPETIAALQTAIDASKMRDN; encoded by the coding sequence ATGAAGTGCTTCAGTTTGTTCATCGTGCTTGGTTTGTGTATCGCGATGAATTCGGTGTTGGCAATCGATGGCCAGGTCGTTGACCTACGATTGCATCGTGCAGCACAGTCGGAAAACCTTGCCGACGTTGAGAAGGCGATCGGCGAAGGCGCTGACCTTGACGTGCCCAACGTTTACGGGATCACACCACTTTGGATCGCATGCTCGAACGGGAATCGAGATATCGCGGTGGCGATGTTGAAGAATGGCGCTGATGCGAACAAGGAAGTTGCTGGCGGCGAATCGCCATTGTTAACCGCAGCTCGCGTGGGTTCGCGGCCGATCGTTGAGGCATTGATCGGGCACGGTGCAAAACTGAATCACACCGAGCGCAAAGGCCAAACGGCGCTGATGTGGGCGGCGGCCGAGGGGAATACCGACGTCGTTGACGCACTGATCGAAGCCGGCGCCGACGTTCACGTTCGGACCAGCCAAGGGTTTACCGCCAATCTGTTTGCCGCTCGGGAAGGTCGTTTGGAAGCCTGCCAGCGATTGATCGAAGCCGGCGTGGACGTCAACGATGTCATGGATCCGAAGAATTCGTCGGGAAGGAATCCGCGAAAAGGAACATCCGCCTTGATGCTTGCGGTTGAAAGTGGACATTTTGAACTTGCACTATGGTTGGTAGAGCGAGGCGCCGATCCGAATGATCAACGCAGCGGTTATACGCCATTGCATGCTTTGACTTGGGTCAGGAAAACCGATCGTGGCGACAACGTGGAAGGCGATCCTTCACCACGAGGATCCGGGTCGGTCAACAGCTTGCAGTTCGTTCGTGCAATCGTTTCAGCCGGCGCGGATATCAACGCGAAGCTTGAAAACGGGCAAGGTGGTCGAGCAAAATTGAATCGAAAGGGCGCGACGCCTTTCTTAATGGCAGCGAAAACGGCTGACCTTCCGTTGCTTGAGCTACTTCACGAACTCGGCGCCGACCCCACCCTTACCAACGTCGATGACTGCAATGCATTGATGGCTGCAGCCGGAATCGGTGTGGTGGCGGTCGGTGAAGAAGCGGGAACCGAACCAGAGGTGATCGCAGTGATGGATTGGTTGGTCGATTTGGGGCTGGATCCGAATCATGCCGACAAGAACAAGGAAACGGCGATGCACGGGGCCGCCTACCGAAACTATCCGCTCGCAGTCAAAAAGCTAACTGAACTTGGTGCACGGCCGGATGCCTGGAATCACAAGAATACGTATGGCTGGACCCCGATCATGGTCGCATCGGGAAAACGCCCCGGAAGTTTCAAACCGTCGCCTGAAACAATCGCCGCGCTCCAGACGGCAATCGATGCATCAAAGATGCGCGATAATTGA
- a CDS encoding TIGR02281 family clan AA aspartic protease, which produces MKSPAMPLPHRSHILRSRQFVAGVLIAAAFVLVGPVAMAQGSVEAPAATEKFSPDVVAKAEAILDGVQLRRAGKVIQSTNTSEVARAISGLARSRRELKLVYQDWKQVGEHISAIDMELKRLNIQYGELNLQLARIAGGDVTAHNRLVGLVNAGVARTKLLESEKSSKKELLATKRVALNAAESAYAETVLAIRSDYKKLKSELDQSLLEQPVQIALRVMRANFETPEGLTADAILSSIDKRLQRIEQEVFSETIKLDVVNNSLYVDVVVGRETTRMVVDSGANLISLPSKTASDLGIVVPSDAPQLRMILADGREIPARAVTLARVRVGEFEAENVEAAVLDEAATNAEPLLGMSFLGKFKFEIDQSDKSLKMLRVNAED; this is translated from the coding sequence ATGAAGTCGCCTGCCATGCCGTTACCGCACCGTTCGCACATCCTTCGATCGCGACAGTTTGTTGCTGGCGTCCTCATCGCGGCGGCGTTCGTCTTGGTCGGGCCGGTGGCCATGGCCCAGGGTTCGGTCGAGGCACCGGCTGCGACTGAGAAGTTTTCGCCCGATGTTGTCGCCAAAGCGGAAGCCATTTTGGATGGCGTCCAGTTGAGGCGGGCCGGCAAGGTCATTCAGTCCACCAATACATCCGAAGTTGCTCGCGCGATCAGCGGTTTGGCCCGTTCGCGACGCGAGCTGAAACTCGTGTACCAAGACTGGAAGCAAGTAGGCGAGCACATCAGTGCCATCGACATGGAACTGAAGCGATTGAATATCCAGTACGGAGAACTGAATCTGCAGCTTGCGCGCATCGCCGGCGGCGACGTGACCGCACACAACCGTTTGGTCGGTTTGGTCAATGCGGGCGTTGCACGGACCAAGCTTCTTGAGAGTGAAAAGAGTTCCAAGAAGGAGTTGTTGGCGACGAAACGAGTGGCGTTGAACGCAGCCGAATCGGCGTATGCCGAGACCGTGCTTGCGATCCGAAGCGACTACAAGAAATTGAAATCCGAATTGGATCAGTCGCTGCTGGAACAGCCCGTTCAGATTGCGTTGCGGGTCATGCGGGCCAACTTTGAAACACCGGAAGGTCTAACCGCCGATGCCATTTTGTCGTCGATCGACAAACGTTTGCAACGAATCGAGCAAGAAGTCTTCAGCGAAACCATCAAGTTAGACGTTGTCAACAATTCGTTGTATGTCGACGTGGTTGTTGGTCGCGAAACGACGCGAATGGTCGTCGACAGCGGTGCGAACCTGATCAGTCTTCCGTCGAAAACGGCTAGTGATTTGGGGATCGTCGTCCCGTCCGACGCGCCTCAGTTGCGGATGATTTTGGCGGACGGACGCGAGATTCCTGCTCGTGCGGTTACGTTGGCGCGAGTGCGTGTGGGCGAATTCGAGGCAGAAAACGTCGAGGCAGCGGTGCTGGATGAAGCGGCGACCAATGCCGAACCTCTGTTGGGGATGAGCTTTTTGGGTAAGTTCAAATTCGAGATCGACCAATCCGATAAGAGTTTGAAGATGCTGCGCGTCAACGCCGAAGACTGA
- a CDS encoding DUF4259 domain-containing protein: MGVWGPRTFDSDIACDWLEDLWDSDAIAFFDHCLDLTDHTSESGRVNQLGMLACVGVVCTAEMLRGLLFGAREGLPDSAHRWLEENQNLDVLVQSLVPDTIEALNRVLASESEMYLRWDDADDDIETWRLQIESLKQELRLRV, from the coding sequence ATGGGCGTTTGGGGACCACGCACGTTCGACAGTGATATAGCGTGCGATTGGCTCGAGGATCTGTGGGATTCCGACGCGATTGCGTTCTTTGATCACTGCCTCGACCTGACCGATCACACTTCCGAAAGCGGGCGTGTGAATCAGTTGGGCATGCTGGCCTGTGTCGGAGTCGTTTGCACGGCGGAAATGCTGAGAGGCCTGCTCTTCGGAGCCCGCGAGGGACTGCCCGATTCGGCGCATCGCTGGCTTGAAGAAAACCAAAACCTGGATGTCTTGGTTCAAAGCCTGGTGCCCGACACAATCGAAGCCCTCAATCGAGTTCTGGCGTCTGAATCGGAGATGTATTTGCGTTGGGACGATGCGGACGACGACATCGAAACGTGGCGACTGCAGATTGAATCGCTCAAGCAAGAGCTCAGACTGCGCGTTTGA